The genomic window ATTTCCGCTTCCTCTGGTTCCTAAACGAGTGGCTGGGGCTCTGGTTGGTCTGACGTTTCGGCCGTGTCGCTGAGGAATCCCCGTCCATTAGTAAATTCACCTTTCAATAAGCACCTAACGGGTcgtcaacaaacaaatgaaaacaagctaaaaatactagttaaaaaaaaaatgtttatgttctGTTCATAAACTAATTTAGGTACATGTGcattgcgttcttttttttagtatgagttatttttggtaatttagtacatttttaaaaatattttaaccaagaTGTGTTTTCTCCCGTTTTGGTTTGGAATTTGTGAATCGGGTAAAGTTGTACCGGCATATCAGAAACATTTTGTGATTAGGTACAGCTCTAGTATTTTTAGTTTAGGTACATTCTTGTATTAACATTTTTAGAACTAAATGTGAATTACTGACATTATTCATATTTAGCCTAGACTAAGTTAAAAGTACGAAGTAAAATTTATTGCTGTGTTGTAGCATCTTGCAGCTGTGTGGCATGTCGATTGTACAAATATTTCCAGACTTATGCAGAAATGGATCCAACAACAGCAGCTTTGGAGAAGGAACATGAGGCCATAACGAAGGTGAAGTACATTGACAAAATCCAAATAGGTCGCTATGAGATTGACACTTGGTACTTCAGTCCCTACCCTGAAGAGTATGGCAAGCAGTCAAAACTTTGGATCTGTGAATACTGTTTGAAGTACATGCGCCTGGAAAAAACCTACAGATATCACCAAGTGAGTGTTGGTAGCGTAGTTGGATTaggttaaaattaactaaacattaTCAGAACCCCTTTTTGAAACTTAGTCTCGCATAATTCTTTTTCAATATATCGTACATGCATCCTGTTGAAATTAGCATTTTTGTAGGCCTAGTGACTTTTTTATGTGATATTACTTGAAACACAAATGCTGTACCTGTTAAATTATCAGAACTATTATAATCATAAGATGTTAAACACATAAAAGACTAGAATTCTGTGCCCACAAAGTATAATTTTCATCTGTAACATTAAAAGAGTTTGTCATTCACATTGCGCGGAATAGATGTAACAATCCAGATTACAGTCTtccccatgcaatccagtaataataattttttatgaatttttttatcaaatttcaggttagatgtaaaaaaaatttccttttagaCGTTATTGTGAACAAAATTCTccaggtttattgtttttatttttaaaatgcagaagtttatttttgaagtaatttttttgctggcttctttgtgtgggaaggcatgctgatgtaattctccttcgttttttccacgaccgaggctttgtttcacacgctaggcgtgtgagtcacggtcgcGGGAGTGTGAGAAAAGAGACAAAattgctgcgtcgtgggaacagaagtaagcatttcgtgtaagtttttgttgccatgcgccgtgattggctgaaaattacgtcagcgagcccaggacactgcccgcacaaagggaaggaaggctgtaaagtcTGTCATTGTCCGAACACCGGGCCGGACGGTCATTGTTTGGGCGGGCGATAGCTCCGCGTTTTTCTCCTTTCTGAatatacagtttaatttttttctttttgttctgTTCTGAATATAGTGTGATtcttacatgaataaaaaaagcAGGTAATACATCAAACATTGAGTATAAATTTTTCGTGACCTGCtactaacctgtatgttccactcatcacctaattttgagctagccggaggtggtgagtggtgacaaaGAAAACGCAGTGAAATTAGGTATGGAGATCCttcagcatcttaaaaaaattgagtttccttaattttttaaataaattttgagctATTGTTGCTCTTCACTGTCTCATGCAAATAACTTGAATAAAGTAGACGATCAGAAATTTTAAACTCTTTTTCAGATTTTTGtcaccatgtttgttacaatagGAAAATTAAATCTGCAGTTTCGATTCAAGTTAAAAATTGAAACACCCCCAGagcttatcaaaaataaaaaggtTAAGGGAGGTGGCATTGTAAGAAAGAAAAGGAATAGAGTGTGATGCTAGTTGTAATTGGCCAAATAAAAATCAATGTCAACAACTTCCACTTCCACAACAAATTACAATACCAAACAATtagatagaaaaaattaaaaagggaaAAACCAACAATATGCACGCATAATAAAAGcattaacaaccaaaaaaaaaggggCCAAGGGCATTAAACTCTGAGAGTGTCTAGGCGGCTCCACTGCATTCACATGTATTagctacaaaaaaacaaaaccataCCCATCAGTGACTTCACTCATAAACAGACCTCTTGTCCCTCCCCTGGGTGCACCCTTAAAACAATTCCCTTGATCTCCACAGAATtaatatacaaaacaaaattacaatatttcacaGACCAGTATATAGTTTTTAGAAATGATAGAAATCCTCAACTTACACTGAAAAATAGAGGGGGTGGTGTACTTTCAGCCTttaacaaaaccaaatttttatcagTGCTACCTGTTTACATGTACGACTTTCCCGGTATTGAAGCTATCTGGATCAAGGTAAAAACGTCTCATGCAACAACTTTTATCATCGGAACTATCTACCTAGCCCCGGACATCTCGCCGAACAAATATCTCGAGTACCTTGAACACTTGGAAGAAAAACTATCTACTACTCaagaagatattttaattcttggtgattttaatgttccaggtatTGATTGGCTCACTCGGCACTCTTCAAACATTACTCATTCACATGTCAAATCCAAAGCCAATTACCTTCTCAATTTTGTGTCTACATTGGGTCTGACCCAATATAATCACACCCAACCTTGCAAAAATCTTCTCGATTTATGCTTAACAAATCTACCTCAGTGTACAGTAACGCAAGCCTCTGAAATACTTACCAAAGAAGATCTGTATCATCCAGCTCTAAacattaacattgaaatttattcTAGCACAAGAAGTGTTTATCCTCCCTACAGAAATTACAAGGATGGTAATTTTTTAGGTCTTTATAACTCCATAAAAAATTACGACTGGTCTCATTTCTATGAATCAACCAATGTTAATCATCAGGTGGATGTTTTAACAAATTGTATAACTGACAATATGAACATATTTATACCactaatttctaaaaaattacccaaatatccattatggttttctaatgacttaattcaagcattaaaatcaaaaaaacattttcacaaactttataaaCGATCCAACAatccttattattatttacagttttcacattTTCGCAAAATGGCAAAATCTTATATAaaacgtgataaaattaattggatCCGCTCTACTAATAACAACATCAAGAACAATCCAAAGAAATTCTGGaagtatgttaaattaatgaaagatggttactatgaacaatattctttaaaaatcaatgatgatatttgtgatgatccaaatgttttatctaatgtttttgcacaatatttttccagtgtctacaaGACTTTAACCAATAATGTGACGTCTTCAAACATGTCCTCGGATTCTATTCCTATGTGCTACATTTCCGAATCCCTTATTCTATGGGGCATCAAGGCTCTCAAGTCATCCAAATCCACCGGCCCAGATGGCATccctaattttatcttaaaaggcTGTTCGTACTTATTAGTTCCTCTTCTTTATCATATCTTTAACACCAGTTTGCATTCTCAAGTTTTCCCTgacaaatggaaaatagcaaaggTCATTCCGATACACAAACATGGCTCTAAATTGATTGTGTCAAACTACAGACCAATATCTTTACTTAATGGcttcgcaaaaatatttgaaaaaattatacacaaagttttaaattttcaacttcaaaataaattatcagccaCTCAGCACGGTTTCAGATCTGGAATGTCCACCACTACTAACCTAATTACTTTTCTTAACCCAATCCATAATGTAGTTACTAACAGAGGTCAGGcagatgcctgttattttgatctagccaaagcattcgatacagtaaaccattcgctacttttaaaaatctatcagactttggtttttgtactaactacttgaactggttttctagctatctcaataatagatatttctttgtatctgtcaataaccataaatcctctttacaccatgctagttctggagtaccacaaggtgccactctctcacctctcctcttcaatatatttataaatgacattaccatggtccttaattactcaactggtgtactctttgctgacgatctgaaaatctctaaaataatatcgacagtcaatgattgcgctcttctacaaagggacattaatgaaatcaataattggTGTCTTCTAAACTTGGTCAATCTTAACGATAGTAAAACTAAGGtaatatcctttactaggaaatataaccctatagtttataattacattctgaatagtaacccaatctcaaaaactttcattataaaagaccttggtgtctttctagattcaaaattattttttcataaacaaatcgaCTACTTAAACTCCATTTCAAAAAGaacatttgctattataaaatatatcactcattatgctaccaattctgattcaattatttctctttacttggcattaattcgatctaaattagaatactgttcaactatctggaatgacattgggtcgactgatattgagaaactagaaaatttacaaaacaaattgtctcaactaataattcatagaggttttccgcatcccaaacttattcctctagcagaccgtagagcccatttggactatctttttgtacataacatttataactataaaattaaatgtagctatattcttgagaacaccggattgagaatcccccaattcaattctcgcctcttttctagtttatgtactatttataacaagaatgatcttatttatagactcgttaaaaactataatagacacaacaccaagtcaaattaattgtgtacagagctatgttaaagtatttaatgtaatttatatcctcatactaattatagtcagtattttttctctttcacgtttacattattgtactctattaaattttatgtcttgctGCTTACTATCTTACCActttgtactaattattattttaagtattatatttgtatttgtccttgtgttgtctgtgtgtatggatgtcttgtcctttgtttcttgtttctttatgtatttgtgtatattttgtatacgtcgtgcccaccactaaagtccctggactgttggtgcgcatgtaacaaaaaatttaaataaataaataaaaataaataaataaattataaatagatTTACTAATCTCAGCTggtaattttaaatcaaattttataataaattactaTTTACATAACACAGTACTAAGTTTCAAAAAGGCAACATAATAGAATCGACTATCTGTGACATTCAACATTAACCAAAAACAACAAATAGGAATAATATCTAACACAtggtaataaataagaataatggTTTAGTGAACCAAAcctcaaaaaaattcatttgtgcCTCAAAAATCTCTAGCGCGCAAAATAAATTTACACCACAGTTTATAAGTTTGTACTCATCGGCCAGGATTTACAAAATCCACGTATTATATTTACTATCCATCCTCCGCTACGCAGGACTGATAAAAGTTCACCAGATAACcagcaaataaataatataaaaatatgataatatttatcattaaaaaaatagcctatataaaatatatataaaaataattgcattTCACAGCACAAACCCTTCATTTACCACACAAAAGACAGTAGTAGACAGCGACGTTATCagaattacaaattataaattcaattcgCAATGTGCATAAAAAGATACTGATATACTGTGGTGTACCCTGAAAGGCtcaatattttccaaaaatacATTTTAGCAAAAATAACACCATTAAATGCATatcaaagtaaaattaatttaatgtcaatactttttttgtgttatttttgtgtAAATCACGTTAATTTTGGGAGAGTAAATGTCAAAAATAGACCTAGGTTAAACTATGTTTTTATACTTTTCATTAATATTAATGAATGGATATATCTCATGAGTGTGCATTCAGCTGCGGGTCAATCACTAccaaataagttaaaaacatcTACTTATGTCTTATGGTCTAAAGTACTCCCCAAGGCTGGTATTTGCCTTTTAAGTAGGGGCAGAGCaacatttatattgtaaataatagtgaaaTTACTTGAGATAGAATTTTGTGTTGTCGCAAAATTaggtatttcatttaaataattggcGTCAACTTTTACCACAGCAACAAAATTTGCGGTGGcagtagaacttcattcaattaaacagaTTCCAGATGCTCAGTATGCTTAAATATTTACTCTCTTATTTGCAATATCAAATTGTTGTTCAGTTCCAACTTCAAAACATCTATGCAATTTATGGTCTAAATTGCTTCCCAGCCTTGGGAAGCAATTTAGACCATAAATTGCATAGATTTTTTCAACTTGTTTGGTCGTTTGAATTGTTTCATCCTGTTTATACCACTTCAATTCCAGagggaaattttttcttcttttgagGCACTGCATTGGCATTATTGAAGTAGTAGTTCACTTTTAACACGTGCTCATGAACCAATAATTATAGTTTTGAATGCTTTTTCAGCATAGAATTTACTTGCATAATACGAATCTGTTAACTGGAAGTTATAAGAGTAAAATATGTGCAGATTATAAGTTTTAAATACAGTTCATTCTGGTAATAGCTGTTTGAAGAAATTTTCTTCAATTATTTTCCTTTCTGTATTACAAATTATGATTTTTGGTATATGAGTCTGAGATTTGTAAATAATTGTAACCATCAAtagtattttaaactttatagataGAGTcccgattttatggtgttattttttgatcaatttcgttttaaaaatatgagatttcggtgttatcggttttatttttagtaaaagttAAAAACCATCGTTTATTTACAAAACCAAATAAAACCAGCATTTTATAACTTACAAGAAACAGCAATATACAACAATACTCAATACAAAAACAGCATCTcaaaaagatgtattttaaaatgtgtgaaaACTCTATGGCTAGACGCTAGAGTACTGTTTCAGTGTCGCAAAGTACTAGCATCCTTATTGGAACATGCTCCGAGATTTTTTCCGCCTAATCTAGGTTTCACGTCTTTGCATTGTATGTATCTATGGACTCTATAAAGTGAAGAATCAAAACAAAGCAGGACATTGTACATATAACCTGTATTTCATTTTATAGTGGTCTAGAATGGAATTCAAAACATGCCGAGTTGATTCCAGCCATAATGATGCTACGAAAACCAGaagtttatgttaaataaataataatagctACTGAAAGTTGCCTATTTTCATGTTTTGTCGTGTGTTGACATgtttttcggtgttttgtcgcacgttaatgtgtttttcgatgttatttcgttttatcgcgattcaccatataatcgggaCTCTATTTATAGTCTTATTTCCCTTTTCATTTTGAACATGCATGTGGTATCTTATACAATCACAGACTTTTACATATTGTATTAAGAGTCTGATTAACATTCAACTTGCCCTGAAACAGTCTCTTGTGACATTGCAGAGTGAGTGTACATGGCGGCAGCCCCGCGGCAAGGAAATTTACCGCAAAGGCACGCTGTCAATCTGGGAAGTTGATGGCAAAGACCATAAAGTGTACACCCAGAACCTGTGCCTGCTTGCAAAACTGTTCCTGGACCACAAAACACTTTACTTTGACGTTGAACCATTCCTTTTCTACATCTTGTGCGAAGTTGACAAACATGGTGCTCACCTTGTGGGCTACTTTTCAAAGGTAAGTACACAGTTTTCCATCCAATAGGTAAAGCATactacatagttttttttaaatatttgataaaacCACATGCATACATTCAACCCACCTTGATTGTAGAAATCAGAACACCAAGGAGTTTGAATATCCTTTAATACTAAAATACTTTTACTTGAAAAGTTTTTAGGATTAATAGCACAATTGCATGTTAATCACAGGATGTATTAAGGTCACGGAAGTAAAGAGAGTTACAAAAAAGTAAAGAAACTGGACACTAAAATGTCCCAAATTTAAGAGTCTAATGTGCTCCTAGccacaaaaatttaattcaaaaatgttttgctaatcagcattttgttttttgatgcctcACCTCGGTTTTTAGTGcagattaattataaatattcatAGAATGTTCACTtaaatcatttgaaaataatGTGAAAAGTTTTTAGGTTTCTAATGTAAAAATCAGCATGTGTCTGCAAATAGTATATCTATTGTGTATTATTTAGTATAAAGATTATCCTATCTGggataaaaaaaagttgtaattaaGGTTTTTTAATGGTCCTGAAATTGTTTTACCAGGTATTCGTAAACACTCTGTACCACTAGTCTAAATATACTGTCTAggacaattttgttttaattttaagagaAAAAAAGAGAGCCTTGCTGTAAGACAATTCAAAGAAAAAGTGTTTGGAAAACACATTCAGATGTCAGTTCCTTTGATGCACAGTTGTTGTAAACTTTTCAGGATACCAGCAGCTTCATTTAGTAACAAAGTGTGTTTACTTTATATGTATTGACTTGTGGATTAGAACAATTGCACATCACCTCTGAGCAAGAGGCCTTTACCGGGGTCACTGGGACTGTTTCGTCAGCTCACTCACCTTCCATGAAGGTGATACGGGTTACCCATGGGGTCGACCCTGATATGCATTCGGGAAACGTAGTTAATGTTGCCTTGAGCAacaatgctccattctcatcaCACCATCTCTGATGCCCCCAACGTTGATGACATATTGTGGTGCCAGCCTAGTCAGGGTTACttttgtgttagtgagacgggatgataagtacgacgctcgctgttgtttctagtgcggtatcgcctctaagcaagCACAAGGGTGTGCATGGGAACCTATGAGATTTGAGTAGTAACTATAacattgacgtcagccggggcttcgccccacgagcctgatcatcctccgttccctttcccaacaccttccctacccggcatttgtgtcgtaacgtacgtagccgtgtgcgattcaaactgcgcgccacgaactacagcaagagggcgcttagatgcagtgcgccgcacccctaagtatgctaattaatattgtaaccctttttctttcattcttttgccccagtgtcttgttgcagtttaatcatgtgtttcttcaatttaaatattacattaattataaaactatagacgttgcccgggcgtacccgaataggcacggacttggacgagggtagaaatgttttataataattctcaataactacgtaaacattaatgtattttaaattgccagtaatttttatatatttattaatgtaatctattatttacttaactttcgccggggcacggaatcgcagaatgttgtaacggtaattgtgttcggcgcgaagggcgccatgttgccacctgcaaaccatgagctcatcccagtctccttctacagccggccgagagcggacgtctctgtcgacaccccgaggacatcaccgttgaatcactgagtaataattccatagtttaatttatttgaatctctttctttcatcctcggggcctctctcggtcggagagactgtataaatatttaatattaactcCTCGGAGTTTTTGGTATCATCATTGTAATACGTAACGACttggggcggccacgtgcgtggttcgcctcttcacctaagccgattcgtgcctcgggcgttttctcagttataccagtgaaggaacgtgtacggaaataaattttgagtaaaataaaccaattaactgtgttacgtgtctttgtgttcgggggaccatgtgggaccccaacctggtcggcggcgtgtgggacgccctgagaacccactgcggattagaagcgtgcccgacgctgagagcgggcttaggtagggtcgagagcAGCGCATTTAATATCAGGAGGGCCAAGtatctcgccacacacgggccacgtaacgccctgggttagggtctccagccgggtccacgtgcccactcacgtggtggcgcccactatttagtaccgataatttctccataacaccgtacgccctcaaCATATAGCAGAGAAATTAATTTAAAGGTGTAATgccaagtcccttaagtgctttaaagaatctatacttgatgtttcatgcctaaaaactcGTTTTAGCCCTTTTGCACTTGTCTAAAACCACAGTTTGGAAACAAAATAACGcaaacataactactcatccaccctcagcgtgtTCTTGAGGCCCAGGTGGGCGGGGCCCTTAAGCCTTAATTCATTCatcatatattttattacttctgtGCTATTACTCACCTGTCGGTGTTTGTCCACTGAAGTGCCGGGGAGTTGCAGGAGAAGGAGTCGCCCGACGGCAACAACGTGGCTTGCATCCTGACGCTGCCGCCCTACCAGAGGCAGGGCTACGGGAAGCTGCTGATCGCGTTCAGCTACGAGCTGTCCAAGATGGAGGCCGCCGTCGGCAGCCCCGAGAAGCCCCTGTCCGACCTGGGCAAGCTGAGCTACCGCTCGTACTGGTCCTGGGTGCTGCTGGAGATCCTGCGCGACTTCAGGGGCACTCTCTCCATCAAGGACCTCTGGTAGCGCCTCGTTCCCCCGGCCTTCCGGGGCGAGGGTCacgtttacattttcatttttgaatttgATTCTAATTCCATCAGATTCCATACTTTTTAGTTGTAATACTGCAaacttcattaaatattttttttaaaaaactcagAAATTGAACACTTTCAGAGATAAATAAGTACATTactttgtgtaattttaatgttgtGAATGTGTGTTAGTATTGTTTCCTTCAAAATGTCTATTCTGAGGTATTCGTAGTACTATAAAGTATACATTATGATGACAGAATTGTAATAATAAGACGGAAAATGTTTTTCACTTAGTTGTTCTGTAACCATTTTATGTTTTGCgtgtttacttatttaattttaagaaaatgcTTATTAAATTCATTCTGATTCAAATCTTATTGTTATTTTACAAATGTAATTACAATTGAATATATACTAATTCATAATAATGAACAGTTTACATATAGAGAGAGAGGGCATTATAATTTTCTGTACCTGAGAACTTCAAATTAAACTACAAGTTACATATTTTGACCAAAAACGTGTTGTGTGATGCAATTTAATTTATGTGGGaaccttgaaataatttaattttattatctcatgtgtcatttttaaaaaaattagctatAAATCATTTTTAAGTGTGCTGATTAGTTAAGGGATTTAAACTTTCAGTCAATACTAATGTTTCAAATTATAaaccacattttatttttataaatcgcttaaaaaaacaattaaatttaattagtgtcTTTTTCAATAGACTTAATACCCTGATCAGTTGGTAAAAGTTGATTATTGAAACTTGGTGGTACAAATGTGGTACTAATGTGAATGTGAAATGTTCCCGTGGCAGTGAAGTGACGAGCATCGCGCAGACGGACATAATTTCCACCCTGCAGTCCATGAACATGGTGAAGTACTGGAAAGGTCAGCACGTCATCTGCGTCACGCCCAAGCTGGTGGAGGAGCACATAAAGTCCTCGCAGTTCAAAAGGCCAAGGCTGATTGTGGACACGTCGTGTCTTCGGTGGTGCCCTCCGAAGAAAGTCCAAGCCAAAGCTGGGAAGAAGTAATAACCTTGTATAGGTAATTGTGTTTGTAATTATTCACATATACCATATAAACCCAAATAGAGCCCGAGGTTGTTATTCATGAAAACGGCTGACGAAACACAGGTCGGCTTGAAATAGCACACCAAGAAAAATCCAAGTagactttaatataaaaaaaatgcaaaattggGTAAATATACGAAACCATCCATAAAACagcattaaaatcaatttacatatATGCATGTATTTTTATCCGTCAACAAACACAAATCAATTTGAACATATTTGGTTTCATGAacttacagtagaaccccgattttgcgaacacggatttaacaaaaacagcgatttaacgtaaaggttttcaggaaccatcaaaaaacaccaatttattaaaataataatatagatttccaaaaaattaaagtaaattgtaatggaatcttattgaaaaaatacactctgtggtgtcagtaatagaattcaggtactatatatttatatgtgcctttgcatcatctgtccaaatacgaaaaaattaaaaaaaaattgttcaaattgcttaaaaactccgggcgctgtaacgGAATTGcttaggtgcgtgccattgcgcgcgcctggatagatagactgtccgcgacacatgtcaagaagggtttctttgtccgcatccccctccccctcctctatccctggcttgactcaccacgttatcttccaaacacgcccgcattgtaacagtgctagccaataa from Bacillus rossius redtenbacheri isolate Brsri chromosome 1, Brsri_v3, whole genome shotgun sequence includes these protein-coding regions:
- the LOC134528305 gene encoding histone acetyltransferase KAT8-like; amino-acid sequence: MAEVKPKENESVVNKAVHFSEMKDEKSNNIIKVENKVGDNDDNESIEETLDIGEHYLVRRSDGSWHPAEVIQTRFIESDGHHEYYVHYEGFNRRLDEWVQRERIMSSRFDLSEQQWNSTEKALSGESTDKSNRKITRNQKRRHDEINHVQKTYAEMDPTTAALEKEHEAITKVKYIDKIQIGRYEIDTWYFSPYPEEYGKQSKLWICEYCLKYMRLEKTYRYHQSECTWRQPRGKEIYRKGTLSIWEVDGKDHKVYTQNLCLLAKLFLDHKTLYFDVEPFLFYILCEVDKHGAHLVGYFSKEKESPDGNNVACILTLPPYQRQGYGKLLIAFSYELSKMEAAVGSPEKPLSDLGKLSYRSYWSWVLLEILRDFRGTLSIKDLCEVTSIAQTDIISTLQSMNMVKYWKGQHVICVTPKLVEEHIKSSQFKRPRLIVDTSCLRWCPPKKVQAKAGKK